A single genomic interval of Streptomyces sp. BA2 harbors:
- a CDS encoding carbohydrate-binding protein, protein MPPIPHRRAAAACAALGAAGALVLAGLSGTAHAQADPAAASSPSPAETAAVDRTSPEVLKAMQRDLGLTAAQAEARLANEAEAGAVAGALRVALGRDFAGAWVHGATSARLTVATTDASDVRKIEARGARAEVVPHSIQQLDAAKARLDRAADKAATRDAPVWYVDVRSNSVVVRALRPGAAHSLVSAAGVAPSLVRVEETRERPRPLYDLVGGDAYYMGGRCSIGFSITKGTQQGFATAGHCGRAGTATSGYNQVAQGTFQASIFPGRDMAWVATNSQWTATPYVKGQGGQRVGVGGSTQSPVGASICRSGSTTGWHCGTIQQHNTSVTYPEGTISGVTRTSVCAEPGDSGGSYISGSQAQGVTSGGSGNCRSGGTTFHQPINPLLQQFGLTLKTTGGGDPGPGDPDPGGTWAAGKVYAAGDTVTYGGSTYRCLQGHQAQSGWEPPNTPALWQRA, encoded by the coding sequence ATGCCTCCCATCCCCCACAGACGCGCCGCCGCGGCCTGTGCCGCGCTCGGTGCCGCCGGTGCCCTGGTCCTCGCGGGTCTGTCCGGCACCGCTCATGCCCAGGCCGATCCCGCCGCGGCCTCTTCGCCCTCCCCCGCCGAGACCGCCGCCGTCGACAGGACATCGCCCGAGGTCCTGAAGGCCATGCAGCGGGACCTCGGCCTCACGGCGGCGCAGGCCGAGGCCCGTTTGGCAAACGAGGCCGAGGCCGGCGCCGTCGCGGGAGCCCTGCGGGTCGCGCTCGGGCGTGACTTCGCGGGCGCCTGGGTGCACGGCGCCACCTCGGCTCGGCTCACCGTGGCCACCACCGATGCCTCCGACGTGCGGAAGATCGAGGCGCGGGGTGCACGGGCCGAGGTCGTGCCGCACTCCATCCAGCAACTTGACGCGGCCAAGGCACGGTTGGACCGTGCCGCGGACAAGGCCGCTACGCGCGACGCCCCCGTCTGGTATGTCGACGTGCGGTCCAACTCCGTCGTCGTGCGTGCCCTGCGGCCGGGTGCCGCCCACTCCCTCGTCTCCGCCGCCGGCGTCGCTCCCTCCCTCGTACGCGTGGAGGAGACCCGGGAACGGCCGCGCCCGCTCTACGACCTCGTGGGCGGCGACGCCTACTACATGGGCGGCCGGTGCTCCATCGGCTTCTCGATCACCAAGGGCACCCAGCAGGGCTTCGCCACGGCTGGCCACTGCGGGCGGGCCGGTACCGCGACCAGCGGCTACAACCAGGTGGCTCAGGGCACGTTCCAGGCGTCCATCTTCCCCGGCAGGGACATGGCCTGGGTCGCCACCAACTCCCAGTGGACCGCCACCCCGTACGTGAAGGGCCAGGGCGGGCAGCGGGTCGGCGTCGGGGGCTCCACGCAGTCCCCGGTGGGTGCGTCGATCTGCCGCTCCGGCTCCACCACGGGGTGGCACTGCGGCACCATCCAGCAGCACAACACCAGCGTCACCTACCCCGAGGGCACCATCAGCGGCGTGACGCGCACGTCGGTCTGCGCGGAGCCCGGCGACTCGGGCGGCTCCTACATATCCGGGAGCCAGGCGCAGGGTGTCACGTCCGGCGGTTCGGGCAACTGCCGCAGTGGGGGCACGACCTTCCACCAGCCGATCAATCCGCTCCTTCAGCAGTTCGGCCTGACGCTGAAGACCACGGGCGGCGGCGACCCGGGCCCCGGTGACCCCGACCCGGGCGGCACGTGGGCCGCGGGCAAGGTCTACGCCGCGGGTGACACCGTCACCTACGGTGGATCGACTTACCGGTGCTTGCAGGGACACCAGGCGCAGTCGGGCTGGGAGCCGCCGAACACCCCCGCCCTCTGGCAGCGCGCCTGA
- a CDS encoding LysR family transcriptional regulator, which translates to MDLELRHLKTIRAIADAGSLTKAATALGLAQPALSAQLKRIERTLGGELFERGRHGVRATALGEFVLARARVVLPAVTGLREEALRFGRDWAGGAGFRLGATHGPLLGALVDRLAAAYPGVPVTTHTSWSEREIASRTADGRLDFALVGTCGASAPPQNELLVWREVARDPVFVMLPTDHPLAGRQEIDLARLADEAWTDVPGDGCFADCFTAACARAGFTPSSVYETDVASCVHLVQVGRAVGLCRATFPPTPGLVTRPLSGAPLYWRHLLGWHPSAPAHDTAPAVFAQARTAHAEAAARSESYTAWLATPSPHRP; encoded by the coding sequence ATGGACCTGGAGTTGAGGCACCTGAAGACGATCCGGGCGATCGCCGACGCGGGCAGCCTGACCAAGGCCGCCACCGCGCTCGGGCTCGCGCAGCCCGCCCTGAGCGCGCAGCTGAAGCGGATCGAGCGCACCTTGGGAGGGGAGCTGTTCGAGCGGGGGCGGCATGGGGTGCGGGCGACCGCGCTGGGGGAGTTCGTGCTGGCCCGTGCGCGGGTGGTCCTACCCGCGGTGACCGGCCTGCGGGAGGAGGCGCTGCGGTTCGGCCGGGACTGGGCCGGCGGTGCGGGGTTCCGGCTCGGCGCGACGCACGGGCCGCTGCTCGGCGCCTTGGTGGACCGGCTCGCCGCCGCGTACCCGGGCGTGCCGGTGACGACGCACACCTCCTGGTCGGAGCGGGAGATCGCGTCCCGCACGGCTGACGGGCGCCTCGACTTCGCGCTGGTGGGGACGTGCGGGGCGAGCGCACCGCCGCAGAACGAACTCCTGGTGTGGCGTGAGGTCGCCCGTGACCCGGTGTTCGTCATGCTGCCCACGGACCACCCGCTGGCCGGCCGCCAGGAGATCGACCTTGCCCGGCTCGCGGACGAGGCGTGGACGGACGTGCCGGGCGACGGCTGCTTCGCGGACTGCTTCACAGCAGCGTGCGCCCGAGCGGGTTTCACTCCGTCATCGGTGTACGAGACGGACGTGGCGTCCTGCGTGCACCTGGTCCAGGTGGGCCGGGCGGTGGGCCTGTGCCGGGCGACGTTCCCGCCGACGCCGGGCCTGGTGACCAGACCCCTCTCCGGGGCACCGCTGTACTGGCGGCACCTGCTCGGCTGGCACCCGTCGGCCCCGGCCCACGACACAGCACCGGCAGTCTTCGCCCAGGCCCGCACGGCCCACGCGGAGGCAGCGGCCCGCAGCGAAAGCTACACGGCATGGCTAGCGACCCCGTCCCCACACCGCCCCTGA
- the glgX gene encoding glycogen debranching protein GlgX: protein MSSAAEQEALRGGRRGTGAAAGNGKAAAVNGTSTAARAAPRAVSAAQGPPAWPGAPTPLGARFRVGPDGVAGTNFALWAGGAEAVELCLFDDRGVETRTSLTELTHEIWHGFLPGVRPGQRYGYRVHGRWDPWTGARWNPAKLLLDPYARAVDGDFGARGLPPEVYGHVRDWPQQQVADTVRDDRDSAAYVPKGVVVHDDAPDDEWADDRRPKTPWADSVIYEVHVRGFTKLHPGIPQELRGTYAGLAHPAAIGHLLRLGVTAVELLPVHQFAHEDHLLRRGLKNYWGYNSIGYFAPHAAYAASGTTGGQVGEFRRMVRALHEAGIEVILDVVYNHTAEAGELGPMLSLKGIDNRGYYRLQPSDPRRYADYTGCGNTLQVVQPHVLRLITDSLRYWVTEMGVDGFRFDLAAALARSFHDVDMLSPFLAVIAQDPVLRRVKLIAEPWDVGSGGYQVGAFPPLWTEWNDRYRGAVRDFWRGALPDVRDLGYRLSGSSDLYAWGGRRPYASVNFVTAHDGFTLRDLVSYERKHNEANGEGNRDGSDDNRSWNCGVEGETADAGVAELRRRQLRNLLTTLLLSTGVPMLVAGDEMGRTQGGSNNAYCQDNEVSWVDWGLLDDPGWAALFDLTSRLIALRHRHPVLRRRAFFSGRAHSADGLRDLAWFTARGTEMTEGDWYAPAATLGMYLSGRDIPGRDARGAPVVDDSFLAVLHAADRAGSFVLPGAPWAREYEVVVDTSLEEQGEAPGTVLRADATVTVAARSVLLLRVRDDVAGGGG, encoded by the coding sequence GTGTCCAGCGCAGCCGAACAGGAAGCACTCCGGGGTGGGCGGCGCGGGACGGGCGCGGCCGCGGGGAACGGGAAGGCCGCCGCCGTGAACGGGACGTCCACGGCGGCGCGCGCCGCGCCGCGGGCCGTTTCTGCCGCGCAGGGGCCGCCCGCGTGGCCGGGGGCGCCGACGCCGCTCGGTGCGCGGTTCAGGGTGGGGCCCGACGGGGTCGCGGGCACCAACTTCGCGCTGTGGGCGGGGGGTGCGGAGGCCGTCGAGCTGTGCCTGTTCGACGACAGGGGCGTCGAGACGCGTACGTCGCTGACCGAGCTGACGCACGAGATATGGCACGGCTTCCTGCCGGGCGTCCGTCCGGGGCAGCGTTACGGCTACCGTGTGCACGGCCGCTGGGACCCGTGGACGGGCGCACGCTGGAACCCGGCGAAGCTGCTCCTCGACCCGTACGCGCGCGCGGTGGACGGCGACTTCGGCGCGCGGGGCCTGCCGCCCGAGGTGTACGGACACGTGCGGGACTGGCCTCAGCAGCAGGTGGCCGACACGGTGCGGGACGACAGGGACTCGGCCGCGTACGTCCCCAAGGGTGTGGTCGTGCACGACGACGCCCCGGACGACGAGTGGGCCGACGACCGGCGCCCGAAGACTCCGTGGGCGGACTCGGTCATCTACGAGGTCCACGTACGCGGCTTCACCAAGCTGCACCCGGGGATCCCCCAGGAGCTGCGGGGCACGTACGCGGGGCTCGCGCATCCCGCGGCGATCGGCCATCTCCTGCGGCTCGGGGTGACGGCGGTGGAGCTGCTCCCCGTGCACCAGTTCGCCCATGAGGACCATCTCCTGCGCCGGGGCCTGAAGAACTACTGGGGCTACAACTCGATCGGTTACTTCGCGCCGCACGCGGCGTACGCGGCGTCGGGGACGACGGGCGGGCAGGTCGGCGAGTTCAGGCGGATGGTGCGGGCGCTGCACGAGGCCGGGATCGAGGTGATCCTGGACGTGGTCTACAACCACACGGCGGAGGCGGGCGAGCTGGGCCCGATGCTCTCGCTCAAGGGCATAGACAACCGCGGCTACTACCGGCTTCAGCCGTCGGACCCGCGGCGGTACGCGGACTACACGGGCTGCGGGAACACGCTCCAGGTGGTGCAGCCGCATGTGCTGCGGCTGATCACGGACTCCTTGCGCTACTGGGTGACCGAGATGGGGGTTGACGGGTTCCGCTTCGATCTGGCGGCGGCGCTCGCGCGTTCGTTCCACGACGTCGACATGCTGTCGCCCTTCCTCGCGGTGATCGCGCAGGACCCGGTCCTGCGGCGGGTGAAGCTGATCGCCGAGCCGTGGGACGTGGGTTCCGGGGGGTATCAGGTGGGGGCGTTCCCTCCCCTGTGGACGGAGTGGAACGACCGCTACCGGGGCGCGGTGCGGGACTTCTGGCGGGGCGCGCTGCCCGATGTGCGGGATCTGGGCTACCGGCTCTCCGGGTCGAGCGATCTGTACGCGTGGGGCGGGCGGCGTCCGTACGCGTCGGTGAACTTCGTGACGGCGCACGACGGGTTCACGCTGCGGGATCTGGTGTCGTACGAGCGGAAGCACAACGAGGCGAACGGGGAGGGGAACAGGGACGGTTCGGACGACAACCGGTCCTGGAACTGTGGTGTGGAGGGCGAGACGGCGGACGCGGGGGTGGCGGAGCTGCGGCGGCGGCAGCTGCGCAATCTCCTGACGACGCTGCTGCTGTCGACGGGGGTTCCGATGCTCGTCGCCGGGGACGAGATGGGGCGTACGCAGGGGGGCAGCAACAACGCGTACTGCCAGGACAACGAGGTCAGCTGGGTGGACTGGGGGCTGCTCGACGATCCGGGGTGGGCGGCGCTGTTCGACCTGACGTCCCGTCTGATCGCGTTGCGGCACCGGCATCCCGTGCTGCGGAGGCGGGCGTTCTTCTCCGGGCGTGCGCATTCGGCGGACGGGCTTCGGGATCTGGCGTGGTTCACGGCGCGCGGGACGGAGATGACGGAGGGCGACTGGTACGCGCCGGCCGCGACGCTGGGCATGTATCTGTCCGGCCGCGACATCCCCGGACGTGACGCCCGGGGTGCGCCGGTCGTCGACGACAGCTTCCTGGCGGTCCTGCACGCGGCGGACCGTGCGGGGAGCTTCGTGCTGCCGGGGGCGCCGTGGGCGCGGGAGTACGAGGTGGTGGTGGACACGTCCCTGGAGGAGCAGGGGGAGGCGCCCGGCACGGTACTGCGCGCCGACGCGACGGTCACGGTGGCCGCGCGGTCGGTGCTGCTGCTGCGGGTGCGGGACGACGTGGCGGGGGGCGGGGGCTGA
- a CDS encoding L,D-transpeptidase, which yields MTWAGLLAGAAGCSGDGGGIDQLMGKPRSPADVIRVTPDDGSKGVGGDEQLQVEVPDGRLESVKVVRVQDAQEAPVPGRIQEDGMTWKPLDEGGLALAAKYSVDAVALDGHGRRSARHTTFTTAVPDERFIAYVSPENRSTVGTGMIVSLEFNEEIENREAVQRAISVTAHPAVDVRPHWFGKTRVDFRPEKYWKPGTKVTVGLRLRDVEAAPGVYGLQDKSFSFTVGRSQTSLVDAAERTMEVRRDGEVLSTVPITAGAPKTPTYNGKMVVTEMLEVTRMNSRTVGFGGEYNIPDVPHAMRLTTSGTFLHGNYWAPDAPGNTNVSHGCVGLRDVKGGSSQTPAGWFFDRTLIGDVVEVVNSDDKKVAPDNGLGGWNMGWKDWTAPPGSKPEAKPADGR from the coding sequence ATGACATGGGCAGGACTGCTTGCCGGGGCCGCGGGATGCAGCGGTGACGGCGGTGGCATCGACCAGCTGATGGGCAAGCCGCGGTCGCCCGCCGACGTGATCCGGGTGACGCCCGACGACGGCAGCAAGGGCGTCGGGGGAGACGAACAGCTCCAGGTCGAGGTCCCCGACGGACGCCTCGAATCGGTGAAGGTCGTCCGGGTGCAGGACGCGCAGGAGGCTCCGGTGCCCGGACGCATCCAAGAGGACGGCATGACCTGGAAGCCGCTGGACGAAGGCGGCCTCGCGCTCGCCGCGAAGTACTCGGTGGACGCCGTCGCCCTCGACGGCCACGGCCGACGCTCGGCCCGGCACACGACGTTCACGACGGCCGTCCCCGACGAGCGGTTCATCGCCTACGTGTCACCGGAGAACCGCTCCACCGTCGGCACCGGCATGATCGTCTCCCTGGAGTTCAACGAGGAGATCGAGAACCGCGAGGCCGTCCAGCGCGCCATCAGCGTCACCGCGCACCCGGCAGTCGACGTACGGCCGCACTGGTTCGGCAAGACCCGCGTGGACTTCCGCCCCGAGAAGTACTGGAAGCCCGGCACGAAGGTCACCGTCGGCCTGCGCCTGCGCGACGTCGAGGCCGCCCCCGGCGTCTACGGCCTCCAGGACAAGAGCTTCTCGTTCACGGTCGGCCGCAGCCAGACCTCCCTGGTCGACGCCGCCGAGCGCACGATGGAAGTACGCCGTGACGGCGAGGTCCTCTCCACGGTGCCGATCACCGCCGGGGCTCCCAAGACCCCCACGTACAACGGGAAGATGGTGGTCACGGAGATGCTGGAGGTGACCCGGATGAACAGCCGCACCGTCGGCTTCGGCGGCGAGTACAACATCCCCGACGTGCCGCACGCGATGCGCCTGACGACGTCCGGCACCTTCCTGCACGGCAACTACTGGGCCCCGGACGCGCCGGGCAACACGAATGTCAGCCACGGCTGTGTGGGGCTGCGTGATGTGAAGGGCGGCAGCTCACAGACACCGGCGGGGTGGTTCTTCGACCGGACCCTGATCGGCGATGTGGTGGAAGTTGTCAACAGCGATGACAAGAAAGTCGCTCCCGACAACGGGCTCGGTGGCTGGAACATGGGGTGGAAGGACTGGACGGCGCCGCCCGGATCCAAGCCGGAGGCCAAGCCCGCGGACGGTCGTTGA
- a CDS encoding L,D-transpeptidase, with protein MNGRPISGTSVRARGSARRRGAKGLFAVASGVTLLLVTACGGGGSDSGKDGKSGDKAADKNAPSTAVVTIAPKDGAEAVATSGALKIAADKGKLSQVKVEDSKGNPVPGKITSGGATWTPAHHLAASTKYKVHAIAKDSEGRESAKDTSFTTLTPKNTFIGQFTPEDGSKVGVGMPFSVHFNRGITAPEDVEKAIQIKTEPAVDVEPHWFGNDRIDFRPEKYWKAGTKVTVNLNLDGVEGRPGVYGEQAKTLKFTIGRSQISTVDAKSHQMKVVRDGKQIKKIPITAGAPGTTTYNGQMVISEKLQVTRMNGETVGFGGEYDIKDVPHAMRLSTSGTFIHGNYWSGGAFGNTNASHGCIGLSDVRGGYSKKTPAGWFFDNSLIGDLVVVKNSADKTIQPENGYNGWNMSWEKWKA; from the coding sequence TTGAACGGGCGACCGATATCGGGGACGTCGGTTCGTGCGCGGGGGAGCGCACGACGACGGGGGGCCAAGGGCCTCTTTGCGGTGGCATCGGGTGTGACGCTGCTGTTGGTCACGGCATGCGGCGGGGGCGGCTCGGACTCGGGCAAGGACGGCAAGTCCGGCGACAAGGCGGCCGACAAGAACGCGCCGTCGACGGCGGTGGTGACCATAGCCCCGAAGGACGGCGCCGAGGCGGTCGCCACCAGCGGCGCCCTGAAGATAGCCGCCGACAAGGGCAAGCTGTCCCAGGTCAAGGTCGAGGACAGCAAGGGCAATCCGGTCCCGGGCAAGATCACCTCGGGCGGCGCCACGTGGACGCCGGCGCATCACCTCGCCGCCTCCACGAAGTACAAGGTCCACGCGATAGCCAAGGACTCCGAGGGACGTGAGTCCGCCAAGGACACGTCGTTCACGACGCTGACCCCGAAGAACACCTTCATCGGGCAGTTCACGCCGGAGGACGGCTCGAAGGTCGGCGTCGGAATGCCGTTCTCGGTCCACTTCAACCGGGGGATCACCGCTCCCGAGGACGTCGAGAAGGCCATCCAGATCAAGACCGAGCCCGCCGTCGACGTCGAGCCGCACTGGTTCGGCAACGACCGCATCGACTTCCGCCCCGAGAAGTACTGGAAGGCGGGCACGAAGGTCACCGTCAACCTCAACCTCGACGGCGTCGAGGGCCGGCCCGGGGTCTACGGCGAGCAGGCCAAGACCCTGAAGTTCACGATCGGCCGCAGCCAGATCTCCACCGTCGACGCCAAGTCGCACCAGATGAAGGTCGTCCGGGACGGCAAGCAGATCAAGAAGATCCCGATCACCGCGGGCGCCCCCGGCACGACGACGTACAACGGCCAGATGGTCATCAGCGAGAAGCTCCAGGTCACGCGCATGAACGGCGAGACCGTCGGCTTCGGCGGCGAGTACGACATCAAGGACGTCCCGCACGCGATGCGCCTGTCCACATCGGGCACGTTCATCCACGGCAACTACTGGTCGGGCGGCGCCTTCGGCAACACGAACGCCAGCCACGGCTGCATAGGCCTGAGCGACGTGCGCGGCGGCTACAGCAAGAAGACGCCCGCCGGATGGTTCTTCGACAACTCCCTCATCGGGGACCTCGTGGTCGTGAAGAACTCCGCGGACAAGACGATCCAGCCCGAGAACGGCTACAACGGCTGGAACATGTCCTGGGAGAAGTGGAAGGCCTGA
- a CDS encoding enoyl-CoA hydratase/isomerase family protein, with translation MTSVHLEVAEGVGTIRLDRPPMNALDIALQDRLKELAEEATRRDDVRAVIIYGGEKVFAAGADIKEMQAMDHAAMVARSRGLQDSFTAVARIPKPVVAAVTGYALGGGCELALCADFRIAADNAKLGQPEILLGLIPGAGGTQRLSRLVGPSKAKDLIFTGRMVKAEEALTIGLVDRVVPAAEVYEQALQWAARLAQGPALALRAAKESVDAGLETDIDTGLAIERTWFAGLFATEDRERGMRSFVEEGPGKAKFL, from the coding sequence ATGACATCTGTGCATCTCGAAGTCGCCGAAGGCGTCGGCACGATCCGCCTCGACCGCCCCCCGATGAACGCGCTCGACATCGCCCTGCAGGACCGGCTCAAGGAGCTTGCCGAAGAGGCGACCCGGCGCGACGACGTACGCGCCGTGATCATCTACGGCGGCGAGAAGGTGTTCGCGGCGGGCGCGGACATCAAGGAGATGCAGGCCATGGACCACGCGGCGATGGTCGCGCGCTCCAGGGGCTTGCAGGACTCCTTCACCGCGGTCGCCCGCATCCCCAAGCCCGTCGTCGCCGCCGTCACCGGCTACGCCCTCGGCGGCGGCTGCGAGCTGGCCCTCTGCGCCGACTTCCGCATCGCCGCCGACAACGCCAAGCTCGGCCAGCCGGAGATCCTGCTCGGCCTGATCCCCGGCGCGGGCGGCACCCAGCGCCTGTCCCGTCTGGTCGGCCCGTCCAAGGCCAAGGACCTCATCTTCACCGGCCGCATGGTCAAGGCCGAAGAGGCGCTCACCATCGGCCTGGTGGACCGCGTCGTGCCCGCCGCCGAGGTGTACGAGCAGGCGCTCCAGTGGGCCGCGCGGCTCGCGCAGGGGCCCGCGCTGGCGCTGCGCGCCGCCAAGGAGTCCGTGGACGCGGGCCTGGAGACGGACATCGACACCGGGCTCGCGATTGAACGCACCTGGTTCGCGGGCCTGTTCGCCACCGAGGACCGTGAGCGGGGCATGCGCAGCTTCGTCGAGGAGGGCCCCGGCAAGGCGAAGTTCCTCTGA
- a CDS encoding ATP-binding protein, with amino-acid sequence MAGLEGIEQPRRHGSATAARWSPAVEDEHALKALELFGNPTDAEVPLPSRPESAAIARRLAQVVVLRHWGLSPKLTEDAVLLTSELVGNAVRHTGARVFGLRMMRRRGWIRIEVRDPSRGLPCLMPVHELDLSGRGLFLVDKLSDRWGVDLLPRGKTTWFEMRVADR; translated from the coding sequence ATGGCGGGGCTGGAGGGTATCGAACAGCCGCGGCGACACGGGAGTGCGACCGCGGCGCGCTGGTCGCCGGCGGTTGAGGACGAACACGCGCTCAAGGCGCTCGAGTTGTTCGGCAATCCGACGGACGCGGAGGTTCCGCTGCCGTCGCGCCCGGAGTCCGCCGCCATCGCGCGCCGCCTCGCCCAGGTCGTGGTGCTCCGGCACTGGGGGCTCTCCCCGAAGCTGACCGAGGACGCGGTGCTCCTCACCTCCGAACTCGTCGGCAACGCCGTGCGGCACACCGGCGCCCGCGTCTTCGGGCTGCGGATGATGCGGCGCCGCGGCTGGATCAGGATCGAGGTGCGCGACCCCTCGCGCGGACTGCCCTGTCTGATGCCCGTACACGAACTCGACCTCAGCGGCCGGGGCCTCTTCCTGGTCGACAAGCTCTCCGACCGGTGGGGCGTGGATCTGCTGCCGCGCGGCAAGACGACGTGGTTCGAGATGCGGGTGGCCGACCGCTGA
- a CDS encoding polysaccharide deacetylase family protein, whose product MTETDRRGALRAGAALAVAGALTAGCSSFGAAPADQAAPAARHPAAKTPRAAPAPRRFPGLPDQITHSPRGRPQVALTFHGQGDPATARSLLTIAEKADARITVLAVGSWLDEHPELARRILDGGHDLGNHTHHHRTINDLPEADAYAEITGCADRLRRLTGSIGTWFRPSRAETATPLVARLARRAGYPHVLSYDVDSLDFTSPGAPAVTRKIASEVRPGSVVSLHFGYADTVAALPAVLEELDRRDLRAVTTTELLT is encoded by the coding sequence GTGACCGAGACCGACCGCCGTGGAGCCCTGCGCGCGGGCGCCGCACTGGCCGTCGCGGGCGCGCTCACCGCAGGCTGCTCCTCCTTCGGAGCCGCCCCCGCGGACCAGGCCGCTCCCGCCGCCCGGCACCCCGCCGCGAAAACACCCCGCGCCGCCCCCGCACCCCGCCGCTTCCCCGGCCTCCCCGACCAGATCACGCACAGCCCCCGCGGCCGGCCCCAGGTCGCCCTCACCTTCCACGGCCAGGGCGACCCCGCCACCGCGCGGTCCCTGCTCACCATCGCCGAGAAGGCCGACGCCAGGATCACCGTCCTCGCCGTCGGCAGCTGGCTCGACGAACACCCCGAACTCGCCCGCCGCATCCTCGACGGCGGCCACGACCTCGGCAACCACACCCACCACCACCGCACCATCAACGACCTGCCCGAGGCCGACGCCTACGCCGAGATCACCGGCTGCGCCGACCGCCTGCGCCGCCTCACCGGCTCCATCGGCACCTGGTTCCGCCCCTCGCGCGCCGAGACCGCGACCCCCCTCGTAGCCCGCCTCGCCCGCCGCGCCGGCTACCCGCACGTCCTCTCGTACGACGTCGACTCCCTCGACTTCACCTCGCCGGGCGCCCCGGCCGTCACCCGCAAGATCGCCTCAGAGGTACGCCCCGGCTCCGTCGTGAGCCTGCACTTCGGGTACGCGGACACGGTCGCCGCGCTCCCCGCCGTCCTGGAAGAACTGGACCGCCGCGACCTGCGCGCGGTGACGACCACGGAGTTGCTGACCTGA
- a CDS encoding YncE family protein: MTLHLNLTKRTGAVIAAGAVVAAALAGCGTDTRTNEAHGTKGVPKPAKPKVAPGLPGMPPLLDPKDVYAADRPNKLSPVVKDFPSRVYVPNTNSNTVSVIDPKTYEVIDTIDVGIQPQHVVPSWDMKTLWVNNNRGHTLTPINPKTGKAGKPVEVHDPYNLYFTPNGKYAIVMASMDRELVFRDPHTMKKVKTEPVSCYGVNHADFSADGRYFIVSCEFSGELLKVDTEKMKVIGQQKLPFKGAMPQDVKVSPDGKTFYVADMMADGMWVLSGDKFEKPKLLPTGKGTHGLYVSRDSREMYVSNRGEGTVSVFDFPKNKLTKKWKLPQGGSPDMGGVSADGNTLWLSGRYDSEVYAIDTRTGVQTARIPVGGGPHGLAVYPQPGRYSLGHTGIFR, encoded by the coding sequence ATGACCCTGCACCTGAACCTCACCAAGCGCACCGGAGCGGTCATCGCCGCCGGGGCCGTCGTCGCCGCCGCGCTCGCCGGCTGCGGCACCGACACGCGCACGAACGAAGCCCACGGCACCAAGGGCGTCCCGAAACCCGCCAAACCCAAGGTCGCGCCCGGACTCCCGGGCATGCCGCCCCTCCTCGACCCGAAGGACGTCTACGCGGCCGACCGCCCGAACAAACTCTCCCCGGTGGTCAAGGACTTCCCCTCCCGGGTCTACGTCCCCAACACCAACTCCAACACCGTCTCGGTCATCGACCCCAAGACGTACGAAGTGATCGACACGATCGACGTCGGGATCCAGCCCCAGCACGTCGTCCCCTCCTGGGACATGAAGACGCTCTGGGTCAACAACAACCGAGGCCACACGCTCACCCCCATCAACCCCAAGACCGGCAAGGCGGGCAAGCCGGTCGAGGTCCACGACCCGTACAACCTCTACTTCACGCCCAACGGCAAGTACGCCATCGTCATGGCCTCGATGGACCGCGAGCTCGTCTTCCGCGACCCGCACACCATGAAGAAGGTCAAGACCGAACCGGTCAGCTGCTACGGCGTCAACCACGCCGACTTCTCGGCCGACGGACGCTACTTCATCGTCTCCTGCGAGTTCTCCGGCGAACTCCTCAAGGTCGACACGGAGAAGATGAAGGTCATCGGCCAGCAGAAGCTGCCCTTCAAGGGCGCCATGCCGCAGGACGTGAAGGTCTCGCCCGACGGCAAGACCTTCTACGTCGCCGACATGATGGCCGACGGCATGTGGGTCCTGAGCGGCGACAAGTTCGAGAAACCAAAGCTCCTGCCCACCGGCAAGGGCACCCACGGCCTGTACGTCAGCAGGGACTCGCGCGAGATGTACGTGTCCAACCGCGGCGAGGGCACCGTCTCCGTCTTCGACTTCCCCAAGAACAAGCTCACCAAGAAGTGGAAGCTCCCCCAGGGCGGCAGCCCCGACATGGGCGGAGTGTCGGCGGACGGCAACACCCTCTGGCTCTCGGGGCGTTACGACTCCGAGGTGTACGCCATCGACACCCGCACCGGAGTCCAGACCGCCCGCATCCCGGTGGGCGGCGGCCCACACGGCCTCGCTGTCTACCCGCAACCTGGCCGCTACTCACTCGGCCACACCGGGATCTTCCGCTGA